A single genomic interval of Spinacia oleracea cultivar Varoflay chromosome 6, BTI_SOV_V1, whole genome shotgun sequence harbors:
- the LOC110798954 gene encoding probable serine/threonine-protein kinase PBL7: MGCFFACSGDSNKKKRSENPNHNPKDIINSNFKNKAQDRTSSTAAADDSAAKQQLDSRRDVNGRKEEPREVVVPSSDARVSGVTDVTVEGNTSSSKARTFTYQELVDATDNFRSGFLGQGGFGKVYKGRILDTNEVVAIKQLDRNGLQGIREFVVEVLTLSLADHPNLVKLIGYCAEGEQRLLVYEYMPLGSLETHLHDLRSKQKALDWNARMKIAAGAARGLEYLHDKMKPPVIYRDLKCSNILLDEGYHSKLSDFGLAKVGPVGDNTHVSTRVMGTYGYCAPDYAMTGQLTFKSDIYSFGVVLLELITGRKAIDSTKDGREQNLVAWARPMFKDRRKFCQMADPALQGQYPSRGLYQALAIAAMCVQEQPNTRPFIADVVTALNYLASQIYDPSQTRNPHHRRTPSSSNVKQDSSNSKKSEAEESQSENDSED, from the exons atgGGTTGTTTTTTTGCGTGTTCTGGGGATTCTAACAAGAAGAAGCGATCAGAAAACCCTAATCATAACCCTAAAGATATTATCAATTCTAATTTTAAGAATAAAGCTCAGGATCGAACATCTTCTACTGCAGCTGCAG ATGACTCAGCTGCTAAGCAACAGTTGGACTCAAGGAGAGATGTAAATGGGAGAAAGGAGGAGCCTAGGGAAGTGGTTGTTCCGTCTTCGGATGCTAGGGTGTCGGGTGTGACGGATGTTACTGTGGAAGGTAACACGAGTAGCTCCAAGGCGCGGACATTTACATACCAGGAGCTTGTGGACGCAACGGATAATTTCCGATCAGGCTTCTTGGGCCAGGGTGGCTTTGGCAAAGTTTATAAAGGAAGAATATTGGATACTAATGAG GTGGTTGCCATCAAGCAACTTGACCGTAATGGATTACAGGGCATTAGGGAATTTGTTGTTGAAGTGTTGACACTTAGTCTAGCTGATCACCCTAATCTTGTGAAATTGATTGGCTACTGCGCTGAGGGTGAACAGAGGCTGTTAGTGTACGAGTACATGCCACTAGGATCCTTGGAAACCCATCTGCATG ACCTCCGATCTAAGCAGAAGGCTCTTGACTGGAATGCAAGGATGAAAATAGCTGCTGGGGCAGCTAGGGGCTTAGAGTATTTGCACGATAAGATGAAGCCCCCTGTAATATACCGTGATTTAAAATGCTCAAACATCTTGCTTGATGAAGGTTATCACTCTAAATTGTCGGATTTTGGGTTGGCCAAAGTGGGTCCAGTTGGTGACAATACTCATGTCTCGACTCGGGTGATGGGTACATATGGTTATTGTGCACCAGATTATGCAATGACCGGTCAGCTGACTTTCAAATCAGATATATACAGCTTTGGTGTTGTTTTATTGGAGCTTATTACAGGAAGAAAAGCAATTGATAGCACGAAAGATGGCCGGGAACAGAATCTGGTTGCTTGG GCAAGACCAATGTTCAAAGACAGAAGGAAATTCTGTCAAATGGCAGATCCAGCGCTTCAAGGTCAGTATCCCTCGAGAGGATTATATCAAGCTCTTGCAATAGCTGCAATGTGTGTTCAAGAGCAGCCTAATACAAGGCCTTTTATAGCTGACGTGGTCACAGCTCTAAATTACCTAGCTTCACAAATATATGATCCTTCTCAGACGCGTAATCCCCACCATCGAAGAACCCCATCTTCCTCCAATGTTAAACAAGATTCCAGTAATAGTAAGAAGTCTGAAGCCGAAGAGAGCCAAAGTGAGAATGATTCAGAAGACTAG